One genomic window of Acidobacteriota bacterium includes the following:
- a CDS encoding YafY family transcriptional regulator produces the protein MRRTERLFQIIQVLRRHRAPVTGHALAEELEVSLRTLYRDMAELIAQRVPIRGEAGTGYVLEEGYDMPPLMLTADELEAAVLGAQWVAARGDAALSRGARDLIAKLTVAVPRELQPVILDSGLTPVSYRERPKDKVDIGLVRQAIRSQTKLQIDYADEAGAVTQRIIWPFLLAYWDEVRLICAWCELRQGFRHFRTDRISRAELTQRFPERIARLRKRWEQEDRGRRRDP, from the coding sequence ATGAGACGCACCGAACGCCTGTTCCAGATTATCCAGGTCCTGCGGCGTCACCGGGCACCGGTGACCGGGCACGCGCTGGCGGAGGAACTCGAAGTCTCCCTGCGCACGCTCTACCGCGATATGGCAGAGCTCATTGCCCAGCGTGTGCCGATCCGCGGCGAGGCGGGCACCGGCTATGTGCTGGAGGAGGGGTATGACATGCCGCCCCTGATGCTGACAGCGGACGAACTCGAGGCGGCGGTACTCGGCGCGCAGTGGGTGGCAGCGCGCGGCGACGCGGCCCTTTCCCGCGGCGCGCGCGACCTGATCGCCAAGCTCACCGTGGCCGTGCCGCGCGAGCTGCAACCGGTGATCCTCGATTCCGGATTGACGCCGGTCAGCTACCGCGAGCGCCCGAAGGACAAGGTCGACATCGGCCTCGTTCGCCAGGCCATCCGCTCACAGACGAAACTGCAGATCGACTATGCCGACGAGGCGGGCGCCGTGACGCAGAGGATCATCTGGCCCTTCCTGCTGGCCTATTGGGATGAGGTGCGCCTGATTTGCGCCTGGTGCGAGCTGCGGCAAGGCTTCCGGCATTTCCGCACCGACCGGATCAGCCGCGCCGAACTTACGCAGCGGTTTCCCGAGCGGATCGCGCGCCTTCGCAAGCGTTGGGAGCAGGAAGACCGCGGCCGCCGCCGCGATCCCTAG
- a CDS encoding YggT family protein, with protein MKAVLEVVLQILNIASWIIIIQAVLSWLITFRVLDLRNNVVGSIWGALDRMTEPLYRPIRRMLPAMSGLDLSPLVVLLLIFFLQRVIIYYIYPNVF; from the coding sequence ATGAAAGCCGTTCTCGAGGTCGTTCTCCAGATTCTCAACATTGCCAGCTGGATCATCATCATCCAGGCGGTGCTGTCCTGGCTGATCACGTTCCGTGTGCTGGACCTGCGCAACAACGTGGTCGGCTCGATCTGGGGCGCGCTGGACCGCATGACCGAGCCGCTCTACCGGCCGATCCGGCGCATGCTGCCGGCCATGTCCGGGCTCGACCTGTCGCCGCTGGTGGTGCTGCTGCTGATCTTCTTCCTGCAGAGGGTCATCATCTATTACATCTATCCGAACGTCTTCTGA
- a CDS encoding glutathione S-transferase family protein: MMTLYGWGPMFDCPSPSPFVMKSEIQLQMLDAAFNRGFADLEAVSKHKAPYLRDGDLVVQDSNFIRAHVEAKTGCSLLDGLDDQQRAASWALERMAEDHLVACIVTERWMKDANFNKGPALFFSGVPEPMRAEVSRQARDGVAATQFGRGFTRHSEAERMQLAAWDLEAIASQLAGQDYLFGDHPTAADASVSAVLISAATEFFDTPLSGLVRGHGNLVDYMDRMKARYFAKNLWPVPEMA; encoded by the coding sequence ATGATGACGCTTTACGGATGGGGCCCGATGTTCGATTGCCCCTCGCCCAGCCCCTTCGTGATGAAATCCGAGATCCAGCTGCAGATGCTGGACGCGGCGTTCAACCGGGGCTTTGCAGACCTCGAAGCCGTGTCGAAGCACAAGGCGCCCTACCTGCGCGACGGCGACCTCGTGGTGCAGGACAGCAATTTCATCCGCGCACATGTCGAGGCGAAGACCGGCTGCTCGCTGCTCGATGGCCTCGACGACCAGCAGCGCGCCGCAAGCTGGGCGCTGGAGCGGATGGCGGAAGACCATCTCGTTGCCTGCATCGTGACCGAACGCTGGATGAAGGATGCAAACTTCAACAAGGGCCCCGCACTGTTTTTCAGCGGTGTGCCGGAGCCGATGCGCGCCGAGGTGAGCCGGCAGGCGCGCGACGGCGTTGCAGCGACCCAGTTCGGCCGCGGCTTCACGCGCCATTCCGAAGCCGAGCGGATGCAACTGGCGGCCTGGGACCTTGAGGCCATCGCCAGCCAGCTGGCCGGGCAGGACTACCTGTTCGGCGACCATCCGACGGCGGCAGATGCCAGCGTCTCGGCGGTGCTGATCTCGGCGGCGACGGAATTTTTCGACACGCCGCTCAGCGGGCTGGTGCGCGGCCATGGCAACCTCGTCGACTACATGGACCGGATGAAGGCGCGCTATTTCGCGAAGAACCTCTGGCCGGTGCCCGAGATGGCCTGA
- a CDS encoding methylated-DNA--[protein]-cysteine S-methyltransferase produces MAGACYHLFETDAGPCGLGWSAAGLTQVQLPEASAAETAARLARRSGGTKTDDLPPAIEACVQKMRAYFEGAETDFRDAQLDMRGLGDFQVRVYTALRETGWGEATSYGALAAAVGEPGAARAIGAAMGANPWPLIVPCHRVLAANGKIGGFSAHGGRATKRRMLQLERIDADGAAPELPGLFD; encoded by the coding sequence ATGGCCGGTGCTTGCTATCACCTGTTCGAGACAGATGCGGGACCTTGCGGCCTGGGCTGGAGCGCGGCCGGGCTGACGCAGGTGCAGCTGCCGGAAGCGAGCGCCGCGGAAACAGCGGCGCGGCTGGCCCGGCGATCTGGCGGCACCAAGACCGATGACCTGCCACCGGCAATCGAGGCCTGCGTGCAGAAGATGCGCGCCTATTTCGAGGGCGCTGAAACGGACTTCCGGGATGCTCAGCTGGACATGCGCGGCCTCGGCGATTTTCAGGTGCGCGTATATACGGCGCTGCGCGAAACCGGCTGGGGCGAGGCGACGAGCTATGGCGCGCTGGCGGCAGCTGTCGGCGAGCCCGGCGCGGCGCGGGCAATCGGGGCAGCGATGGGCGCCAACCCTTGGCCCCTGATCGTGCCGTGCCACAGGGTGCTGGCTGCGAATGGCAAGATCGGCGGATTTTCGGCGCACGGCGGGCGCGCCACGAAGCGCCGGATGCTGCAGCTGGAGCGCATCGACGCTGACGGCGCCGCGCCGGAACTGCCCGGCCTGTTCGACTGA
- the lpdA gene encoding dihydrolipoyl dehydrogenase — protein sequence MAETYDVVIIGGGPGGYNCAIRAGQLGLKVACIEMRGKLGGTCLNVGCIPSKALLNASHYFHAAQHEFAAMGIKTGKLELDLAQMMAQKADAVEGLTKGVEFLLKKNKADYIKGKGRILGKGKVEVTAPDGAVNVLETRNIVIATGSEPTTLPGIEIDEERVVSNTGALSLAAVPKRLILIGAGVIGLEMGSVWARLGSEVTVVEYLDRILPPADAEVAKEAERTFKKQGLTFKLGTKVTGIEKQKTKLKVSMEPAKGGDSETLDADIVIVAVGRKPYTEGLGLETVGGKTDKRGVIEVTDHFKVADGVWAIGDCIPGPMLAHKAEDDGTAVAELIAGKAGHVDYNLVPSVVYTNPEIAWVGKNEEELKAAGVEYVKGKFPFMANSRARTNHETLGFVKILAEKGTDKILGAHMIGTGVGEMIAEICVAMEFGAASEDIARTSHAHPTLSEAVRQAAMGVEGWTMQM from the coding sequence ATGGCAGAGACCTATGACGTCGTCATCATCGGCGGCGGCCCCGGCGGCTACAACTGCGCCATCCGCGCCGGTCAGCTGGGCCTCAAGGTCGCCTGTATCGAGATGCGCGGGAAGCTCGGCGGCACCTGCCTGAACGTCGGCTGCATCCCGTCCAAGGCGCTGCTCAACGCCTCGCACTATTTCCACGCCGCGCAGCATGAGTTCGCCGCGATGGGTATCAAGACCGGCAAGCTCGAACTCGACCTCGCGCAGATGATGGCGCAGAAGGCCGACGCGGTCGAAGGCCTCACCAAGGGCGTCGAGTTCCTGCTGAAGAAGAACAAGGCCGACTATATCAAAGGCAAGGGCCGCATCCTCGGCAAGGGCAAGGTCGAAGTGACCGCTCCCGACGGCGCGGTCAACGTGCTGGAAACCCGGAATATCGTGATCGCGACGGGTTCCGAGCCCACCACCCTCCCCGGTATCGAGATCGACGAAGAACGCGTCGTGTCCAACACGGGCGCGCTTTCGCTGGCCGCCGTGCCAAAGCGGCTCATATTGATCGGCGCCGGCGTGATCGGCCTTGAGATGGGCTCGGTCTGGGCGCGCCTCGGCTCCGAAGTAACGGTGGTTGAATACCTCGACCGCATCCTGCCGCCGGCCGACGCCGAAGTCGCGAAGGAAGCCGAACGCACCTTCAAGAAGCAGGGCCTGACCTTCAAGCTGGGCACCAAGGTGACCGGCATCGAAAAGCAGAAGACCAAGCTGAAAGTGTCGATGGAGCCTGCCAAGGGCGGTGACAGCGAGACGCTGGACGCCGACATCGTGATCGTCGCCGTCGGCCGAAAGCCGTATACGGAGGGCCTCGGGCTCGAGACCGTGGGCGGCAAGACCGACAAGCGCGGCGTGATCGAAGTGACCGACCATTTCAAGGTGGCAGACGGCGTCTGGGCAATCGGCGACTGCATTCCAGGCCCGATGCTCGCGCACAAGGCCGAAGACGACGGCACGGCGGTGGCTGAGCTGATCGCCGGCAAGGCGGGCCATGTCGACTACAACCTCGTGCCGAGCGTCGTCTACACCAACCCGGAGATCGCCTGGGTCGGCAAGAACGAGGAAGAGCTGAAAGCGGCCGGCGTGGAGTATGTGAAGGGCAAGTTCCCGTTCATGGCAAACTCCCGCGCACGGACGAACCATGAGACGCTCGGCTTCGTGAAGATCCTTGCCGAGAAAGGCACTGACAAGATCCTTGGCGCACACATGATCGGCACCGGTGTCGGCGAGATGATCGCCGAGATCTGCGTCGCGATGGAATTCGGCGCCGCCTCGGAAGACATCGCCCGCACCAGCCACGCCCACCCGACGCTTTCGGAAGCCGTGCGCCAGGCGGCAATGGGCGTTGAAGGCTGGACGATGCAGATGTAG
- a CDS encoding DUF167 domain-containing protein, whose product MAHRLAVRVQPGASADRIEGRGTDDAGRVFLKVRVRARPEAGAANAAVEAVVAKALGLPKSAVRVVTGAKTRIKGLEIDGPPEVAGMIEGWLADGRAAD is encoded by the coding sequence TTGGCGCACCGGCTTGCCGTACGGGTCCAGCCCGGCGCGTCCGCAGACCGGATCGAGGGCAGGGGCACTGACGATGCCGGGCGCGTCTTCCTGAAGGTACGTGTGCGGGCCCGGCCCGAGGCGGGCGCGGCGAATGCGGCGGTCGAGGCGGTTGTGGCAAAAGCGCTCGGGCTGCCGAAGTCTGCGGTGCGGGTGGTGACGGGCGCCAAGACTCGGATAAAAGGCCTCGAGATTGACGGCCCGCCGGAAGTGGCGGGCATGATTGAGGGCTGGTTGGCAGATGGTCGCGCAGCGGATTGA
- a CDS encoding HNH endonuclease, translating to MSQTFQPPQTELFRTLWAAQEGCCALCGLAMPASRFDLAHATLWKKQRPTFDHIRPKAAGGSDAPGNLQLAHAICNLRKGAAL from the coding sequence GTGAGCCAGACGTTCCAGCCTCCGCAGACGGAGCTGTTCCGCACGCTGTGGGCCGCGCAGGAAGGTTGCTGCGCGCTCTGCGGCCTCGCGATGCCCGCGAGCCGGTTTGACCTTGCCCATGCCACGCTCTGGAAAAAGCAGCGCCCGACGTTCGATCATATCCGGCCGAAGGCGGCGGGCGGGTCTGATGCGCCGGGCAATCTCCAGCTGGCGCATGCGATCTGCAATCTCCGCAAGGGCGCCGCGCTCTAG
- the folD gene encoding bifunctional methylenetetrahydrofolate dehydrogenase/methenyltetrahydrofolate cyclohydrolase FolD — MVAQRIDGHVISAEVKAAVARAVASLPGQPCLAVVLVGEDPASQVYVRNKGKATVEAGMLSRHHVLPADATQAEVEAVIADLNADPSVDGILLQLPLPKGLDPDAAIERIDPAKDVDGLTEVSAGRLSLGKPGLRPCTPTGCVIMAKRALGDNLSGKHVVVIGRSILVGKPSALLFLAENCTVTIAHSRTKDLAAICRSADILVPAVGQPEMVRGDWVKPGATVIDVGINRVPAPEKGEGKTKLVGDAHFESCAEVAAHITPVPGGVGLMTVACLLRNTVIAACARRGWALPEGL; from the coding sequence ATGGTCGCGCAGCGGATTGACGGACATGTGATCTCGGCCGAGGTCAAGGCGGCGGTGGCCCGCGCGGTGGCCTCGCTGCCCGGCCAGCCCTGCCTCGCGGTGGTTCTCGTGGGCGAGGACCCGGCGAGCCAGGTCTACGTGCGCAACAAGGGCAAGGCGACGGTGGAGGCGGGCATGCTGTCGCGCCATCATGTGCTGCCGGCGGATGCGACGCAGGCAGAAGTCGAAGCCGTGATCGCCGACCTCAATGCCGATCCGTCCGTGGACGGAATCCTGCTGCAGCTGCCATTGCCGAAGGGGCTCGACCCGGACGCGGCAATCGAGCGGATTGATCCGGCCAAGGACGTTGACGGCCTGACCGAAGTTTCGGCCGGCCGGCTGAGCCTCGGCAAGCCGGGCCTTCGCCCGTGCACGCCGACCGGCTGCGTGATCATGGCCAAGCGCGCGTTGGGCGACAATCTTTCGGGCAAGCATGTCGTCGTGATCGGCCGCTCGATCCTCGTCGGCAAGCCGTCGGCGCTGCTGTTCCTGGCGGAGAATTGCACGGTGACGATCGCGCACAGCCGGACGAAGGACCTCGCAGCGATCTGCCGGTCGGCAGACATCCTCGTTCCGGCTGTCGGGCAGCCGGAGATGGTGCGCGGCGACTGGGTGAAGCCGGGTGCGACGGTCATCGATGTCGGCATCAACCGTGTGCCTGCGCCCGAGAAGGGCGAGGGCAAGACGAAGCTGGTGGGCGATGCGCATTTCGAAAGCTGCGCCGAAGTGGCCGCCCACATCACGCCGGTGCCGGGCGGGGTGGGGCTGATGACGGTGGCCTGCCTCCTGCGCAACACAGTGATCGCGGCGTGCGCGCGGCGCGGCTGGGCCTTGCCGGAGGGATTGTGA
- a CDS encoding AAA family ATPase has protein sequence MPPTPESIYAAPAEWVARGAGAQGNLFLTGRAGTGKTTLLRKFLSEAGDKAVIVAPTGVAAMNAGGQTIHSFFKLPPRLIEPQDVRRLPNARVVRAVDTVVIDEISMVRADMLDAIDRSLKLNRGSKRPFGGVRMILSGDLHQLPPVVSNQESPILLERFGGSYFFNAPAFKDAEFSLLALKHVFRQEDPRFLALLGALRSGRVTPNDELTLAKLVSARSASDASETHVVLTPNNANAFRINQTRLAELKGERKVFPADVQGQFDEKSFPTESDLELKVGARVMLIRNDPEGRWVNGTLGHVEGFGAKSVIVKIAGRVYEIEAAAWEKYRYDFEMDTKKVKREVVGTFKQVPLRLAYAVTIHKAQGLTLDNVYIDFDSGMFAHGQAYVAFSRARTLEGLEISRPLRPRDLVLDREAFAFGALDTIEDTPNYLLAKFRKDEGVLV, from the coding sequence GTGCCCCCTACCCCGGAATCCATCTACGCGGCGCCTGCCGAATGGGTGGCGCGCGGCGCGGGCGCTCAGGGCAACCTGTTCCTGACCGGGCGCGCCGGCACCGGCAAGACAACGCTGCTGCGCAAGTTCCTCAGCGAGGCCGGTGACAAGGCAGTGATCGTCGCGCCGACCGGCGTGGCCGCGATGAATGCCGGCGGGCAGACGATCCATTCGTTTTTCAAGCTGCCGCCGCGCCTGATCGAGCCGCAGGACGTGCGCCGGCTGCCGAATGCACGCGTTGTACGCGCCGTGGATACGGTGGTGATTGACGAGATATCGATGGTCCGCGCCGACATGCTGGACGCCATCGACCGCAGCCTGAAGCTCAACCGGGGCTCGAAGCGCCCGTTCGGCGGTGTACGGATGATCCTGTCGGGAGACCTGCATCAGCTGCCGCCGGTCGTCTCCAATCAGGAAAGCCCGATCCTGCTGGAACGCTTCGGCGGGAGCTATTTCTTCAATGCGCCTGCCTTCAAGGACGCAGAGTTTTCGCTGCTCGCGTTGAAGCATGTGTTCCGGCAGGAGGATCCGCGCTTCCTGGCGCTGCTGGGCGCGCTGCGCTCCGGTCGGGTGACGCCGAATGACGAGCTGACGCTGGCGAAGCTGGTGTCGGCGCGCAGCGCGTCGGACGCCTCCGAGACGCATGTCGTGCTGACGCCGAACAACGCGAACGCCTTCCGCATCAACCAGACGCGGCTGGCGGAGCTGAAGGGCGAGCGCAAGGTGTTCCCGGCGGATGTGCAGGGCCAGTTTGACGAGAAGAGTTTCCCCACCGAGTCCGACCTTGAACTGAAGGTCGGCGCGCGGGTGATGCTGATCCGCAATGATCCGGAAGGGCGCTGGGTGAACGGCACGCTGGGCCATGTCGAAGGGTTCGGCGCCAAAAGCGTGATCGTGAAGATTGCCGGACGCGTCTACGAAATCGAAGCGGCAGCCTGGGAAAAGTATCGCTACGATTTCGAGATGGATACCAAGAAAGTGAAGCGCGAAGTGGTCGGCACGTTCAAGCAGGTGCCGCTGCGGCTCGCCTATGCCGTGACGATCCACAAGGCGCAGGGCCTGACGCTGGACAACGTGTATATCGACTTCGACTCCGGAATGTTCGCCCACGGACAGGCTTATGTAGCTTTCTCGCGGGCCCGCACGCTGGAAGGGCTCGAGATATCGCGGCCCTTGCGCCCGCGCGACCTGGTGCTGGACCGGGAGGCCTTTGCCTTCGGCGCGCTCGACACGATCGAGGACACACCGAATTACCTGCTGGCAAAGTTCCGCAAGGACGAAGGCGTGCTCGTCTAG
- a CDS encoding DJ-1/PfpI family protein: MTRTIDRRTFTALSLASTAALLTGCAHAGPGPQLDSTGRRTGTRTQVTILLYPGTTVLDWVGPYEALHRVNGVEVVLAGKTTDIMKSDSGIVAYKANVSLEEITRTDVLLVPGGAQGMMTAANDPVVANWVKQIDTTSLYTVGICTGSLMLAHLGLLQGRRATTYWKFSDMLAPAGATFVPERWVKDDKYWTSAGVSAGMDLTLALIADLYGDKAAMMAQLAIEYDPHPPYNAGSARTAPREIIEALGG, from the coding sequence ATGACTCGAACGATTGATCGCCGAACTTTTACCGCCCTGAGCCTTGCCAGCACGGCTGCGCTTTTGACCGGCTGCGCGCATGCCGGGCCCGGCCCGCAACTTGACTCCACCGGACGGCGAACAGGTACGCGGACGCAAGTGACGATTCTCCTTTATCCGGGCACGACAGTGCTGGACTGGGTTGGTCCGTATGAAGCCTTGCACCGCGTTAACGGAGTCGAAGTCGTCCTTGCCGGAAAGACGACTGACATCATGAAAAGTGACAGCGGCATTGTCGCGTACAAGGCCAATGTATCCCTTGAGGAGATCACGCGCACCGACGTCCTTCTGGTGCCGGGCGGAGCGCAAGGCATGATGACCGCGGCGAACGATCCCGTGGTTGCGAACTGGGTGAAGCAGATCGACACGACCAGTCTCTATACGGTCGGTATTTGTACGGGGTCGCTGATGCTCGCGCATCTCGGCTTGCTGCAAGGGCGGCGCGCGACCACATACTGGAAGTTTTCGGACATGCTCGCACCCGCAGGCGCAACCTTCGTGCCGGAAAGATGGGTCAAGGACGACAAGTATTGGACGTCTGCAGGCGTGTCGGCCGGTATGGACCTGACACTGGCGCTCATCGCAGACCTCTATGGCGACAAGGCCGCGATGATGGCGCAGCTCGCCATCGAATATGATCCGCATCCACCCTATAATGCCGGGTCGGCCAGAACAGCGCCCCGAGAGATCATCGAAGCTCTGGGCGGATAA
- a CDS encoding MFS transporter: MLATIAMGAGMSINFVVVAPLARSAGLSTIEVAAILTLSTLLYAFMIPRWGRLADRVGRKRVMVFSLIAMGLTNMAFLFTLQAGLAGVLAGTTLMSALIFVRLWFGLLTPGLQPASMAAMTDATTPLNRAAGLGMLGAGMSIGSILGPAGAAALAPFGALAPLWGSIVLCLIVGVLIGFALPKTAPRPRDFARPKPLAMTDPRVRPHLLFLVCYFIAVGMVQQTLAWFIEDRYRLRETHGETAGQTAVLYTGIAFACMAIATIVIQFGYISRFKPDPRRLLPIGLTIVFLGYIAADAFHAFPVLCAAFLTIGAGSALAIPSANALGSLSVSREEQGAAAALMSAAPPSGFIFGPLIGAGLYQVDHALPLIASAVLMAGLAAYAYFVTARKTPSGA, translated from the coding sequence ATGCTGGCCACCATCGCGATGGGCGCCGGCATGAGCATCAACTTCGTCGTGGTCGCCCCGCTGGCGCGCAGCGCCGGGCTCAGCACGATTGAAGTCGCGGCGATCCTGACGCTGTCGACCCTACTCTACGCCTTCATGATTCCCCGCTGGGGCCGCCTGGCAGACCGCGTGGGGCGCAAGCGCGTGATGGTCTTCTCGCTGATCGCGATGGGCCTCACCAACATGGCCTTCCTGTTCACGCTGCAAGCGGGTCTGGCTGGCGTGCTGGCCGGCACCACGCTGATGTCGGCGCTGATCTTCGTGCGCCTCTGGTTCGGCCTGCTGACGCCAGGTCTGCAGCCCGCCTCGATGGCGGCGATGACCGACGCGACCACGCCGCTGAACCGCGCAGCGGGCCTCGGCATGCTGGGCGCCGGAATGAGCATCGGCTCGATCCTCGGACCGGCCGGGGCGGCGGCGCTCGCGCCCTTCGGCGCCCTCGCCCCGCTCTGGGGCTCGATCGTGCTGTGCCTGATCGTCGGTGTGCTGATCGGTTTCGCCCTGCCGAAGACGGCCCCGCGGCCCCGCGATTTTGCCCGGCCCAAGCCGCTTGCGATGACCGATCCGCGCGTGCGCCCACACCTGCTGTTCCTCGTCTGCTACTTCATTGCCGTCGGTATGGTCCAGCAGACGCTCGCCTGGTTCATCGAGGACCGCTACCGGCTGCGCGAGACACACGGCGAGACGGCCGGCCAGACCGCCGTCCTCTATACCGGCATCGCGTTTGCCTGCATGGCCATCGCCACCATCGTCATCCAGTTTGGTTATATCTCGCGCTTCAAGCCCGATCCACGCCGCCTGCTGCCGATTGGCCTGACGATTGTTTTCCTCGGTTACATCGCCGCCGACGCGTTCCACGCTTTCCCGGTCCTGTGCGCCGCGTTCCTCACCATCGGCGCCGGATCAGCGCTGGCGATTCCTTCGGCCAACGCCCTCGGCAGCCTGTCGGTGAGCCGCGAGGAACAAGGCGCTGCGGCGGCGCTGATGTCGGCCGCCCCGCCTTCCGGGTTCATTTTCGGCCCGCTGATCGGCGCCGGGCTCTATCAGGTCGACCACGCGCTGCCGCTGATCGCGTCTGCCGTGCTGATGGCGGGGCTGGCGGCTTACGCTTATTTCGTCACCGCACGGAAGACACCGTCCGGCGCCTGA
- a CDS encoding GNAT family N-acetyltransferase — protein MPWRVRNRGQYMILRRALGPQNAWVAEEPDAGLVGFLTLQMPQDYIDHLFVDPDWRFCGVARGLLEVARQGASGALSLDVDTENLGARRAYEALGWQVVASTGAAGKARQMRLVSP, from the coding sequence ATGCCGTGGCGCGTGCGCAACCGCGGACAGTACATGATCCTGCGCCGGGCGCTCGGCCCGCAGAATGCCTGGGTGGCCGAAGAGCCGGATGCCGGCCTTGTCGGCTTCCTCACCCTGCAGATGCCTCAGGATTATATCGATCACCTGTTCGTCGACCCGGACTGGCGCTTCTGCGGCGTCGCGCGCGGCCTGCTGGAAGTCGCCCGCCAGGGCGCGAGCGGCGCGTTGAGCCTGGATGTTGATACGGAAAACCTCGGCGCACGGCGCGCCTATGAAGCGCTGGGCTGGCAGGTCGTGGCGAGCACAGGCGCTGCCGGCAAGGCGCGCCAGATGCGCCTCGTCAGCCCCTGA
- a CDS encoding glucose 1-dehydrogenase, giving the protein MGRVSGKMAFITGGAQGLGEATARMLAKEGAKVTVTDVNGKGAEAVAASINAQYGAGTAFAWQQDVTDAARWPEVLELAHDAMGGLNVLVNNAGIGSLGSVEDESYDMFKKVQTVDVDSIFLGCKYAIPLMRNHGLGSIINISSIAGIIASGNYVSYNTAKAAVRHLSKSIALHCAKTGGQIRSNSVHPVFINTPILDRTKEMFGEEKALAKLGRQIPLGKVGEPDDIAYAVLYLASDESKLVTGIELKVDGGISAM; this is encoded by the coding sequence ATGGGCCGCGTATCTGGAAAAATGGCATTCATCACGGGCGGCGCGCAGGGGCTTGGCGAGGCCACCGCCCGCATGCTCGCGAAGGAGGGCGCCAAGGTCACCGTCACCGACGTGAACGGGAAGGGGGCCGAGGCTGTTGCGGCATCGATCAACGCCCAATACGGCGCCGGCACGGCCTTCGCCTGGCAGCAGGACGTCACCGACGCGGCGCGCTGGCCGGAAGTGCTCGAGCTGGCGCATGATGCGATGGGCGGCCTGAACGTGCTCGTCAACAATGCGGGGATCGGATCGCTCGGCTCGGTCGAGGACGAGAGCTACGACATGTTCAAAAAGGTCCAGACGGTCGATGTCGACTCGATCTTCCTCGGGTGCAAATACGCCATTCCGCTGATGCGCAATCATGGCCTCGGCTCGATCATCAACATCTCGTCGATCGCCGGCATCATCGCCAGTGGCAACTACGTGTCCTACAACACGGCCAAGGCTGCGGTGCGCCACCTTTCCAAATCCATCGCGCTGCACTGCGCCAAAACGGGCGGTCAGATCCGCTCGAACTCCGTGCACCCCGTATTCATCAACACGCCGATCCTGGATCGCACCAAGGAAATGTTCGGCGAGGAAAAGGCGCTTGCGAAGCTCGGCCGCCAGATTCCGCTCGGCAAGGTCGGCGAGCCCGATGATATCGCCTACGCGGTCCTGTATCTCGCTTCGGACGAATCGAAACTTGTCACCGGCATCGAACTGAAGGTCGATGGCGGCATCAGCGCGATGTGA
- a CDS encoding RDD family protein: MTFGKKNQPASPPSGKPFGRKGAGAPSGRLAPGSSDKLSPEALAFLQAERARAAELPKPANDSKATIKAPRVKAPSAGLPSYAVPANDTSAHPGKPVWGRRVVARLVDELGMWLLIFVVFSGHLSTTIAAYGDAQDGSPAEAAAALDLFGYALLFMVLQAAYNIIMEASPKQATLGKMLVGAVVTTRDGLRPSLGAVILRNTAARFAVNIMPFSGGYVIGLFNKERRCLHDMIAGTVVRKRVPGGPAVYSDVFA, encoded by the coding sequence ATGACGTTTGGGAAAAAGAATCAACCGGCTTCGCCGCCTTCGGGCAAGCCCTTCGGGCGCAAGGGCGCAGGCGCCCCGTCCGGCCGGCTGGCGCCCGGGTCCTCGGACAAGCTGTCGCCGGAGGCGCTCGCCTTCCTGCAGGCCGAACGGGCCCGCGCCGCAGAACTCCCGAAACCTGCCAACGACTCCAAGGCCACAATCAAGGCCCCTCGAGTCAAAGCGCCCTCGGCTGGCCTGCCGTCTTATGCGGTGCCCGCCAACGACACGTCTGCTCATCCCGGCAAGCCGGTCTGGGGCAGGCGCGTCGTTGCCCGCCTGGTCGATGAACTCGGCATGTGGCTGCTGATCTTTGTCGTCTTCAGCGGCCATCTTTCGACAACGATCGCCGCTTATGGCGATGCCCAGGACGGCAGCCCGGCCGAAGCCGCCGCCGCGCTCGACCTGTTCGGCTATGCGCTGCTCTTCATGGTGCTCCAGGCGGCCTACAACATCATCATGGAAGCGTCGCCGAAGCAGGCCACGCTCGGCAAGATGCTGGTCGGCGCAGTTGTCACCACCCGCGACGGCCTGCGGCCAAGCCTCGGCGCGGTCATCCTGCGCAACACGGCCGCGCGCTTCGCCGTCAACATCATGCCCTTCTCGGGCGGCTATGTGATCGGCCTGTTCAACAAGGAACGCCGCTGCCTGCACGACATGATCGCCGGCACCGTTGTGCGCAAGCGCGTACCCGGCGGACCCGCTGTCTACAGCGACGTCTTCGCCTAG